Proteins found in one Seonamhaeicola sp. S2-3 genomic segment:
- the rlmD gene encoding 23S rRNA (uracil(1939)-C(5))-methyltransferase RlmD — MSRKKRKQVFTNIEVIDAGAKGKTVAKTPDGKVIFLSNAVPGDVVDIQTFKKRKAYYEGKATVFHKLSNKRTQPVCEHFGTCGGCKWQHMDYKYQLEYKQNEVTNNLTRIGHIELPEVTPILGSEKQYFYRNKMEFSFSDSRWLTLEEIKSDEDLGDKNALGFHIPGMWDKILDVKKCHLQADPSNAIRNAVKQFAIDNSLEFFNTRNQTGLLRTMMIRTSTTGDIMVLIQFFKNDKVKRELLLDFLSETFPEITSLLYVINQKANDTIYDQEIVCYKGTDHIFEEMEGLRFKINAKSFYQTNSEQAYELYKITRDFAELSGNELVYDLYTGTGTIAQFVSKKAKKVVGVESVPDAIAAAKENAQLNNINNVEFFVGDMKQVFNAAFIETHGQPDVIITDPPRDGMHKDVVQQILNISPKKVVYVSCNSATQARDLALMDAVYKVTKTQAVDMFPQTHHVENVVLLEKR, encoded by the coding sequence ATGTCTAGAAAAAAAAGAAAACAAGTTTTTACAAACATTGAAGTTATAGATGCTGGAGCTAAAGGTAAAACAGTTGCCAAAACACCCGATGGCAAAGTTATTTTTTTATCTAATGCCGTTCCTGGCGATGTAGTAGATATTCAAACTTTTAAAAAGAGAAAAGCTTACTACGAAGGTAAAGCAACCGTATTTCATAAACTATCAAATAAAAGAACACAACCAGTTTGCGAACATTTTGGTACCTGTGGAGGTTGTAAATGGCAACACATGGATTACAAGTACCAATTAGAGTATAAACAAAACGAGGTTACAAATAATTTAACTAGAATAGGCCATATTGAACTACCAGAAGTTACGCCTATTTTAGGGTCTGAAAAACAATACTTTTACCGTAATAAAATGGAATTTTCTTTTAGTGATAGCCGTTGGTTAACACTAGAGGAAATAAAAAGTGATGAAGATTTAGGCGATAAAAACGCACTAGGCTTTCATATACCTGGCATGTGGGATAAAATATTAGATGTAAAAAAATGCCATTTGCAAGCAGACCCATCTAACGCCATTCGTAATGCTGTAAAACAATTTGCAATAGATAATAGTTTAGAGTTTTTTAATACCAGAAATCAAACAGGTTTGTTGCGTACCATGATGATTAGAACATCTACAACTGGTGATATTATGGTGCTTATTCAGTTTTTTAAAAATGATAAAGTTAAACGCGAATTGTTGTTAGATTTCCTATCGGAAACCTTTCCTGAAATAACATCTTTGTTATACGTTATCAACCAAAAGGCTAATGACACTATTTACGATCAGGAAATTGTTTGCTACAAAGGCACCGACCATATTTTTGAAGAAATGGAAGGACTTCGTTTTAAAATAAATGCTAAGTCTTTCTACCAAACCAACTCAGAACAAGCCTACGAGCTTTATAAAATAACACGAGATTTTGCTGAATTATCTGGTAATGAATTGGTTTACGATTTATATACAGGCACAGGTACCATTGCTCAATTTGTTTCAAAAAAAGCCAAAAAAGTGGTAGGCGTAGAATCGGTTCCAGATGCTATTGCTGCTGCCAAAGAAAATGCACAATTAAATAATATAAATAACGTTGAATTCTTTGTAGGTGATATGAAACAAGTTTTTAACGCTGCGTTTATTGAAACCCATGGGCAACCAGATGTAATTATAACAGATCCTCCGCGTGACGGTATGCATAAAGATGTAGTACAACAAATACTAAACATTAGCCCAAAAAAAGTAGTTTATGTAAGCTGCAATAGCGCAACACAAGCTAGAGATTTGGCTCTTATGGATGCCGTTTATAAGGTTACCAAAACGCAAGCGGTAGATATGTTTCCGCAAACGCATCATGTAGAAAATGTTGTACTTTTGGAAAAAAGATAA
- a CDS encoding DUF6048 family protein has protein sequence MTRIFTFFISTTMMLFCVSVNAQNDSIPKAVNDSLVIKHKYGLRVAGDIGKLARSFLDDEYTGFEIAADFRLKKDLYIAGELGFEEKSTVNDYLDINTTGSYLKAGIDLNMYDNWLDMDNMVYAGFRVGASTFSHDLNSFTIYHTNQYWEPQYSSDEVQEFSGLTAFWGELILGMKVELFNNLYMGLNVQLKTLVSENEPDNFQNVYVPGFGKTYDSSSIGTSYSYTLAYRIPLYKKAK, from the coding sequence ATGACACGCATTTTTACATTTTTCATTAGTACTACAATGATGTTATTTTGTGTGTCTGTTAATGCACAAAATGATAGTATCCCTAAAGCGGTTAATGACTCCTTAGTTATAAAGCATAAATACGGACTTAGAGTTGCTGGCGATATTGGTAAACTAGCACGCTCGTTTCTTGATGATGAATACACAGGGTTTGAAATAGCAGCAGATTTTAGATTAAAAAAAGACTTATACATTGCTGGCGAACTAGGTTTTGAAGAAAAAAGTACCGTTAACGATTATTTAGATATTAACACAACAGGCTCTTATTTAAAAGCAGGCATAGACCTAAATATGTATGACAATTGGTTAGACATGGACAATATGGTTTATGCCGGATTTAGAGTGGGTGCCAGTACCTTTAGTCATGATTTAAACAGTTTTACTATTTACCATACCAATCAATATTGGGAACCTCAATATTCATCAGATGAAGTACAAGAATTTAGTGGCTTAACCGCTTTTTGGGGCGAACTCATTTTAGGAATGAAGGTAGAACTCTTTAACAACCTTTACATGGGGTTAAACGTGCAACTTAAAACCTTAGTTTCTGAAAACGAACCAGATAACTTCCAGAATGTATATGTACCTGGTTTTGGCAAAACCTATGATAGTAGTAGCATAGGCACTAGCTACAGCTATACCCTAGCCTACAGAATACCGCTTTATAAAAAAGCTAAATAA
- a CDS encoding DUF2752 domain-containing protein produces the protein MEGYMLPCLNKQLFGVECLGCGIQRSIALIFKGEFVEAFYMYPAIYNIFILLIFLIFNLFIKFKHDYKIKMGLIFLTVLIVVVSYLIKITH, from the coding sequence ATGGAAGGATATATGCTACCATGTTTAAACAAACAACTTTTTGGAGTTGAATGTTTAGGTTGTGGTATACAAAGGTCTATTGCTTTAATTTTTAAAGGAGAATTTGTAGAGGCATTTTATATGTACCCTGCCATTTACAATATTTTTATATTACTGATTTTTCTTATATTTAATCTGTTTATAAAATTTAAACACGACTATAAAATTAAAATGGGATTAATATTCCTAACGGTTTTAATAGTTGTGGTTAGTTACTTAATAAAAATAACACACTAA
- a CDS encoding DUF6452 family protein codes for MKNIKLIIVPIILLIVGISISCERDDICPESTSTTPNLIIDLYDSNNPESSKNAFNMVVYGEDNDEILSGYESVTTNQLVLPLKTDANSTTYILHKDYSYDDNDTPDDTSDDIIGGNPDTITINYLTEEVYVSRACGYKTIYKSVEITVEDDGDNWIISTENLTDNEPIEDDYDTHFYIFH; via the coding sequence ATGAAAAACATAAAATTAATTATTGTTCCAATTATACTGCTTATAGTTGGTATTAGTATAAGTTGCGAACGCGATGATATTTGTCCCGAAAGCACCTCTACCACTCCAAATTTAATAATTGACTTATACGATAGTAATAACCCTGAAAGCTCAAAAAATGCTTTTAACATGGTAGTATATGGCGAAGATAATGACGAAATTTTATCGGGTTATGAATCTGTTACTACCAATCAATTAGTACTGCCTCTTAAAACAGATGCCAACTCAACCACTTACATTCTTCACAAAGATTATAGTTATGATGATAATGACACCCCCGATGATACCAGCGATGATATTATTGGCGGAAACCCAGATACTATTACCATAAATTACCTAACAGAAGAGGTTTACGTTTCTCGTGCCTGTGGGTATAAAACTATTTATAAGAGCGTAGAAATAACTGTTGAAGACGATGGTGATAATTGGATAATTTCAACAGAAAACTTAACCGATAACGAACCTATAGAAGATGACTATGACACGCATTTTTACATTTTTCATTAG
- the rocD gene encoding ornithine--oxo-acid transaminase codes for MAVLEKLTSQQAIELETTYGSNTYHPLPVVLSKGEGVYVWDVDGKRYYDFLSAYSAVNQGHCHPKIINAMVEQAKTLTLTSRAFFNDKLGLYEKYACEYFGFDKLLPMNSGAEAVEAAIKVCRKWSYEVKGIPENQAKIIVCNSNFHGRTTTIVSFSSDSTSNKNFGPYSDGFISIDYDNLEQLELALKNNPNIGGFLVEPIQGEAGVYVPSEGYLAKAKALCEAHNVLFIADEIQTGIARTGKLLAVHHENVRPDILILGKALSGGAYPISAVLADNPIMDVMTPGTHGSTFGGNPLAATIAIAALEVVKEENLAENAAALGEIFRAELNKYIETSNIATLVRGKGLLNAVVINDTEDSDTAWNICLALRDNGLIAKPTHGNIIRFAPPLVMNKEQLLDCVSIITKTFKQFEA; via the coding sequence ATGGCTGTTTTAGAAAAATTAACATCACAGCAAGCAATTGAATTAGAAACAACGTATGGATCCAACACGTATCATCCGCTACCTGTAGTTTTAAGTAAAGGAGAAGGTGTGTATGTTTGGGATGTAGACGGAAAGCGTTATTACGATTTTCTTTCGGCATATTCTGCGGTTAACCAAGGGCATTGTCATCCTAAAATTATTAATGCTATGGTTGAACAAGCCAAAACATTAACGCTAACTTCAAGAGCATTTTTTAATGACAAATTAGGGCTATACGAAAAGTATGCTTGTGAATATTTTGGGTTTGATAAATTATTACCCATGAATTCTGGAGCCGAAGCGGTAGAGGCAGCTATTAAAGTGTGCCGTAAATGGTCTTATGAGGTGAAAGGTATTCCAGAAAATCAAGCTAAAATAATAGTATGCAATAGTAATTTTCATGGGCGTACTACAACTATAGTATCATTTTCTAGTGATAGTACCTCTAATAAAAACTTTGGACCTTATTCTGATGGTTTTATAAGTATTGATTATGATAATTTAGAACAATTAGAGTTGGCTTTAAAAAATAATCCAAATATAGGAGGGTTTTTAGTAGAACCTATTCAAGGAGAAGCAGGTGTGTATGTGCCTTCCGAAGGTTATTTAGCAAAAGCAAAAGCACTTTGTGAAGCACATAATGTTTTGTTTATAGCCGATGAAATACAAACAGGTATTGCTAGAACAGGTAAGTTATTGGCGGTGCATCATGAAAATGTAAGACCAGATATTTTAATTTTAGGAAAGGCTTTAAGTGGAGGAGCTTATCCAATAAGTGCAGTTTTGGCAGATAACCCAATTATGGATGTTATGACACCTGGAACTCACGGAAGTACATTTGGAGGGAATCCTTTAGCAGCTACTATTGCTATAGCTGCTTTAGAGGTTGTTAAAGAAGAAAATTTAGCCGAAAACGCTGCTGCTTTAGGCGAAATATTTAGAGCAGAGTTAAACAAGTATATTGAAACTAGTAATATTGCTACTTTAGTAAGAGGAAAAGGTTTGCTTAATGCAGTAGTAATTAATGATACTGAAGATAGTGATACCGCTTGGAATATTTGTTTAGCCTTACGTGACAATGGCTTAATAGCAAAACCAACACATGGTAATATTATTAGGTTTGCGCCACCTTTAGTGATGAATAAAGAACAACTATTAGATTGTGTTAGTATAATAACTAAAACCTTTAAACAGTTTGAAGCATAA
- a CDS encoding T9SS type A sorting domain-containing protein, whose translation MKHIVLVLSVLTFCLNTYSQDLYVGNNTELYALDVPVFVTNDIRLESPTSNFYLRGDAQLLQDANIKNSDEGEISVYQNQTTNVYEYNFWCSPVGVSDNTSNQNVDFNGTNIHDPDDDTDVSNVTSVPYGYTTSYEGTATELSNYWIYSLRDGKGYYSWKQEFDTGNIKTGYGFTLKGSPNTDNVLDFRGRPNNGTILVSCRFYGVDDQPSGIPNSAQTLTGNPYPSALDLKLFFAQSVTNQAILLNEIYFWEQKPKNSHFLADYEGGYGVYTPGDLADFTDNGTYTFAPFENYNGDGTTNGTTTGNTTDFSGNNQRRFAAVGQGFIIASDPIGIGGDAEFTNAMRVYFKEDSTPGGNGSIFAKNSKKTGKNTQTKNYPMSHNGVDYKKIIDNPTIIPEIRIHTHVNNAFYKENVIAFREGTPNNNTYNKGFDGSNVNTLSSDAYLISEDKNLSIKSINYSESTRLKFGFKTNQDNTLFSVTVNQLNNIPNDVDVYMFDNETNTYTNIKDGSFNTVLNKGVYNDRFEITFAKNTLNTTEETFSNFKIYQNNTQAQVVINNPNSLKLKEIILFDVSGKRVLFETINSSNNTLSFSTKNLSTGVYVAKVTTDNDAAKTQKIVINNQK comes from the coding sequence ATGAAACATATCGTCTTAGTTTTAAGCGTATTAACTTTCTGTTTAAATACCTATTCTCAAGATTTATACGTTGGAAACAATACCGAATTATACGCACTAGATGTGCCTGTTTTTGTAACTAATGACATTAGGTTAGAATCTCCCACATCAAACTTTTACTTAAGAGGCGATGCTCAATTATTGCAAGATGCCAATATAAAAAATTCTGATGAGGGTGAAATATCTGTTTACCAAAATCAAACCACTAATGTATATGAATACAACTTTTGGTGTTCGCCAGTTGGAGTTAGTGATAATACTTCAAACCAAAACGTAGATTTTAACGGTACCAATATACACGACCCTGATGATGACACTGATGTTAGCAATGTTACATCTGTTCCTTACGGGTACACAACAAGCTATGAAGGTACAGCCACTGAACTTTCAAATTACTGGATTTACAGTTTGCGCGATGGCAAAGGCTACTACAGTTGGAAACAAGAGTTTGATACCGGCAATATTAAAACAGGTTATGGTTTTACCTTAAAAGGAAGCCCAAATACTGATAATGTATTAGATTTTAGAGGTCGCCCAAATAATGGAACCATTTTAGTAAGTTGTAGATTTTATGGTGTTGATGATCAACCATCAGGAATACCTAACAGTGCACAAACGTTAACAGGTAACCCATACCCTTCTGCACTAGATTTAAAATTGTTTTTTGCACAATCAGTAACCAATCAAGCTATACTTTTAAATGAAATTTATTTCTGGGAACAAAAACCAAAAAACTCGCATTTTTTAGCTGATTATGAAGGTGGTTATGGTGTATATACACCTGGTGATTTAGCTGATTTCACAGATAATGGCACCTACACCTTTGCGCCTTTTGAAAACTATAATGGCGACGGTACAACAAATGGTACTACTACTGGAAACACAACTGATTTTAGCGGTAACAACCAAAGGCGTTTTGCTGCCGTTGGACAAGGTTTTATAATAGCAAGTGATCCTATTGGTATTGGTGGTGATGCTGAATTTACCAACGCTATGCGTGTTTATTTTAAAGAAGATTCAACACCCGGTGGTAATGGTTCTATTTTTGCAAAAAACAGTAAAAAAACAGGTAAAAACACACAAACAAAAAACTACCCAATGTCTCACAACGGTGTAGATTATAAAAAGATTATTGATAACCCAACAATAATACCTGAAATAAGAATACATACGCACGTTAATAATGCTTTTTACAAAGAGAATGTTATTGCTTTTAGAGAAGGCACACCCAATAACAATACCTACAATAAAGGTTTTGATGGCTCAAATGTAAACACCTTAAGTAGTGATGCGTATTTAATTTCTGAAGATAAAAATTTATCTATTAAATCTATTAACTATTCTGAAAGCACCAGATTAAAATTTGGTTTTAAAACCAACCAAGACAATACGCTTTTTAGCGTTACCGTAAATCAACTTAACAACATACCTAATGATGTGGATGTATATATGTTTGATAATGAAACCAACACATATACCAATATTAAAGACGGAAGTTTTAACACCGTTTTAAATAAAGGTGTTTATAATGACAGGTTTGAAATTACGTTTGCTAAAAACACCTTAAACACTACTGAAGAGACTTTTAGTAACTTTAAAATATACCAAAATAACACACAAGCACAAGTTGTTATTAACAACCCCAATAGTTTAAAACTAAAGGAAATAATACTATTTGATGTTAGTGGAAAACGTGTTTTATTTGAAACCATAAATTCAAGTAATAACACGCTGTCATTTTCAACAAAAAACCTAAGTACAGGTGTATATGTTGCTAAAGTAACAACAGATAACGATGCTGCTAAAACTCAAAAAATTGTAATTAACAACCAAAAGTAA
- a CDS encoding Smr/MutS family protein — protein sequence MNFKKGDTVFVLDEDLSGIVKNLSGDTVSIETEDGFLLDFKAEALVKAKTGSFKNDIFSHSNLNTVVYEKEQSKKRKQPKVKAKERFQPTLEVDLHINQLVKSTRGMTSHDMLTLQLDTAKRQLEFAIKKRIQKVVFIHGVGEGVLKLELEYLFGRYNNIKYYDANYQKYGLGATEVYIYQNVKPN from the coding sequence GTGAATTTTAAAAAAGGAGATACTGTTTTTGTTTTAGATGAAGATTTATCTGGAATTGTAAAAAATCTTAGCGGTGATACAGTTTCTATAGAAACTGAAGATGGGTTTTTACTAGATTTTAAAGCAGAAGCTTTGGTAAAAGCCAAAACAGGTTCTTTTAAAAATGATATTTTCTCGCATTCAAATTTAAATACGGTTGTTTATGAAAAGGAGCAAAGCAAAAAACGAAAGCAACCAAAGGTAAAAGCAAAAGAGCGTTTTCAACCTACTTTAGAGGTAGATTTACATATAAATCAGTTAGTGAAATCTACTAGAGGCATGACTAGCCATGACATGTTAACATTACAGCTAGACACTGCTAAACGGCAATTAGAATTTGCAATAAAAAAACGTATTCAAAAAGTAGTGTTTATTCACGGTGTAGGCGAAGGCGTTTTAAAATTAGAACTAGAATATTTATTTGGGCGTTATAACAATATAAAGTACTACGATGCCAATTACCAAAAATATGGTTTAGGTGCTACAGAGGTTTATATCTATCAAAATGTAAAGCCTAATTAA
- a CDS encoding CCC motif membrane protein, with amino-acid sequence MEQQKLPNSTLILVFGILSIATCCCYGIIGLILGIIAIVLANKATKVYAENPEAYTGYSNVKTGKILAIIGVILSAIYIAYVIFMFVTVGYSGIMEQYQEALKQMGQQ; translated from the coding sequence ATGGAACAACAAAAATTACCAAATTCAACGCTTATTCTAGTTTTCGGAATCTTATCAATAGCAACTTGCTGCTGCTATGGTATTATCGGTTTAATTCTAGGTATTATTGCAATAGTATTAGCTAATAAAGCTACAAAGGTATACGCTGAAAACCCTGAAGCCTATACAGGATATTCTAACGTGAAAACTGGAAAAATACTAGCTATAATAGGTGTAATACTTAGTGCTATTTATATAGCCTATGTAATATTTATGTTTGTTACAGTTGGTTACTCTGGAATAATGGAACAATACCAAGAAGCCTTAAAACAAATGGGACAACAATAA